A single window of Coleofasciculus chthonoplastes PCC 7420 DNA harbors:
- a CDS encoding Uma2 family endonuclease, producing MNSLSPVILNLKHVGLSDEQFYQLCQANETWKLEQTAKGELLIMPPVGGLSGNREADLITDLNLWNRQTQRGKVFSSSTIFRLPNGGKRSPDVAWVANQRWESLTPEEQEKFPPLCPDFVIELRSRTDSLSDLQEKMQEYLNSGLQLGWLINPQAQQVEIYRQNQPVEIVQLPASLSGEDILPGFILELPVF from the coding sequence ATGAACAGTTTATCACCCGTCATTTTAAACTTAAAACACGTTGGTTTAAGCGATGAGCAATTTTACCAACTCTGCCAAGCTAATGAAACGTGGAAACTTGAACAAACCGCTAAAGGAGAATTACTGATTATGCCTCCCGTTGGTGGATTAAGTGGCAATCGAGAAGCAGATTTAATTACTGACTTAAATCTGTGGAATCGTCAAACTCAACGAGGAAAAGTCTTTAGTTCATCAACCATCTTTCGCTTACCCAACGGTGGAAAGCGTTCTCCCGATGTGGCTTGGGTAGCTAACCAACGCTGGGAATCCCTAACTCCCGAAGAACAAGAAAAATTTCCGCCACTTTGTCCAGATTTTGTGATTGAACTCCGTTCTCGCACCGATTCTCTATCCGACTTACAAGAAAAAATGCAGGAGTATCTCAATAGTGGTTTACAATTAGGCTGGTTAATTAATCCCCAAGCCCAACAAGTCGAAATTTATCGTCAGAATCAGCCCGTTGAGATTGTCCAGTTACCCGCGAGTTTATCCGGAGAGGATATCTTACCTGGATTTATATTAGAGTTACCTGTTTTCTAA
- a CDS encoding XisH family protein → MVKLRLKTIKFYGGWDVAKDIFHDAVRNGLQKEGWLITDDPFRIKIGDVEMYIDLGAEQVLAAERDGEKIAVEIKSFIGASNISEFHTAIGQCFNYRVALEEQEPERVLYLAVPSGIYHAFFKLQFIQTVIQRFQLKLIVYDPVQESIVAWKN, encoded by the coding sequence GTGGTAAAATTAAGATTAAAAACGATTAAATTTTACGGCGGGTGGGATGTGGCGAAAGATATTTTTCATGATGCTGTTAGGAACGGATTGCAAAAAGAGGGTTGGCTGATTACTGATGACCCTTTTCGGATTAAGATTGGTGATGTTGAAATGTATATTGACCTGGGGGCGGAGCAAGTTTTAGCGGCGGAAAGGGATGGCGAAAAAATAGCGGTGGAAATTAAGAGTTTTATTGGGGCGTCAAACATTTCCGAATTTCATACAGCTATTGGACAGTGTTTTAATTATCGTGTTGCCTTAGAAGAACAAGAGCCAGAAAGAGTTCTATATTTGGCTGTTCCTTCAGGAATCTATCACGCTTTCTTTAAGTTGCAGTTTATTCAAACCGTGATTCAGCGGTTTCAGCTTAAACTCATTGTTTATGATCCGGTGCAGGAGAGTATTGTCGCATGGAAAAACTAA
- a CDS encoding XisI protein → MEKLKKYQNYVQQVITDYASVGSTQDEIEQQLIFDPVGNHYQLMYVGWKNRRRQHGCVLHLDIKNDKIWIQHDGTEVGIANELVKLGVPQEDIVLAFHEPLVRQYTGFAVG, encoded by the coding sequence ATGGAAAAACTAAAAAAATATCAAAATTATGTCCAACAAGTCATAACTGACTATGCCAGTGTCGGTTCAACTCAGGACGAAATTGAACAACAACTAATTTTTGATCCAGTTGGCAACCATTATCAGTTGATGTATGTGGGTTGGAAAAACAGACGACGACAGCATGGCTGTGTGTTGCATCTGGATATTAAAAATGACAAGATTTGGATACAGCATGATGGTACGGAAGTTGGTATTGCTAATGAATTAGTGAAGTTAGGAGTTCCCCAAGAGGATATTGTTTTGGCGTTTCATGAACCTTTAGTTAGGCAATATACGGGGTTTGCAGTGGGTTGA
- a CDS encoding glycosyltransferase, which produces MTNKRIVLTAYGSFGDIHPYMAIALELQARGHRAVIATSELYRYKIEAEGIGFHPVRYDSAIDMQQDGEFIGVLSESRRESEYTICYLLMPHLRATYKALLEAVQGADLLVTHHLSFAGSLIAAKTGIPWVSTVLSPLLFMSAYDSQTLSTTTISSYEQALAVVANDARLRQFRWQARLWSAPIRQLRGELGLPASCDPVFEGQHSPDLVLALFSAKLAKPQPDWCPQVQVTGFPFYDRAKQENLSPELARFLDSGSPPIIFTLGSLMVWTPGNFYLEGAIAAQQLGYRAVLLVGKGVHNLPLEQLPEGVIVVDYAPHSEIFPRGAVIVHHGGVGTTGQALRSGRPMLVVPYAHDQPDNAMRLVRLGVARTLARHEYSANTLMAELKQLLFEPSYESKAAEVGKRVQQEDGVKAASDAIETYLRSQENGQSK; this is translated from the coding sequence ATGACCAATAAACGTATTGTTTTAACCGCCTATGGCTCCTTTGGCGATATTCATCCCTATATGGCGATCGCATTGGAGTTGCAAGCACGGGGACATCGTGCTGTTATTGCTACAAGTGAACTGTATCGCTACAAGATTGAAGCCGAGGGAATTGGATTTCATCCGGTTCGCTACGATAGTGCGATCGATATGCAGCAAGATGGCGAGTTTATCGGCGTGCTGTCAGAATCCCGTCGGGAAAGTGAATACACGATCTGTTATCTATTAATGCCCCATCTGAGGGCGACGTACAAGGCGTTACTGGAGGCGGTACAGGGTGCGGATCTCCTGGTGACGCACCACTTAAGCTTTGCTGGATCATTAATTGCGGCAAAAACGGGGATTCCGTGGGTGTCAACGGTTCTCTCTCCGCTCCTATTTATGTCAGCTTATGATTCCCAAACCCTTTCTACGACAACCATCTCCTCTTATGAACAAGCCTTAGCCGTTGTCGCCAATGACGCCCGCCTACGCCAATTTCGTTGGCAAGCCCGATTGTGGAGTGCGCCGATACGCCAACTGCGGGGGGAATTGGGGTTACCAGCCAGTTGTGATCCGGTGTTTGAAGGTCAACATTCGCCGGATTTGGTACTGGCGTTATTTTCTGCAAAGCTAGCCAAGCCGCAACCGGATTGGTGTCCCCAAGTTCAAGTGACGGGGTTTCCTTTTTACGATCGCGCCAAACAGGAGAATTTGTCTCCAGAATTGGCAAGGTTTCTTGACTCTGGTTCTCCTCCGATTATATTTACCTTGGGTTCGCTGATGGTATGGACACCGGGAAACTTCTATTTAGAAGGTGCGATCGCAGCTCAACAATTAGGATACCGTGCGGTGTTACTGGTGGGCAAAGGAGTCCACAACCTACCCTTAGAACAGTTACCCGAAGGCGTGATCGTCGTTGACTATGCACCCCACTCCGAAATTTTCCCCCGTGGGGCGGTGATTGTCCATCATGGCGGAGTTGGCACCACCGGACAAGCTTTGCGATCGGGGCGTCCCATGTTGGTGGTACCTTATGCCCATGATCAGCCCGATAATGCCATGCGGTTAGTGCGTTTAGGGGTGGCGCGTACTCTCGCCCGACATGAGTACAGTGCGAATACATTAATGGCTGAACTCAAACAACTCTTATTTGAGCCGAGTTATGAAAGCAAAGCGGCGGAGGTGGGAAAGCGGGTGCAGCAAGAAGATGGAGTCAAGGCGGCGAGTGACGCGATCGAAACCTATCTCAGATCTCAGGAAAATGGGCAATCAAAGTAG
- a CDS encoding interleukin-like EMT inducer domain-containing protein — MTNDLTVQVSSAGYDHGNSASIRFNTQDLGENFYNRGLNVAVFDEFTGQPIFGTTFDTFNSGNSESFAQFISTLPPGRIVAIAIKDDANLNLSERGKRACKSLGSRLIDHLQFRSSWAIIGQTGAASGTAAEQLSHESAVTCSREITATKVKVPSFVVAVTSAGNNWGSLTVRKYLDN; from the coding sequence ATGACGAATGACTTAACAGTGCAGGTGTCCTCAGCCGGTTATGATCATGGGAACTCGGCGTCGATTAGGTTCAATACCCAAGACTTGGGTGAGAATTTCTACAATCGTGGACTCAATGTCGCCGTCTTCGATGAATTTACCGGACAACCCATTTTTGGTACGACGTTTGATACCTTTAACTCAGGCAACTCTGAATCCTTTGCCCAATTTATCTCTACCTTACCCCCAGGTCGAATTGTCGCCATTGCGATTAAAGATGATGCTAACTTGAATTTATCTGAACGGGGCAAAAGAGCCTGTAAATCCTTGGGAAGTCGCCTGATTGATCACCTGCAATTCCGCAGTTCTTGGGCGATAATTGGTCAAACGGGTGCAGCATCGGGAACAGCAGCAGAACAGTTGTCTCACGAGTCGGCGGTTACCTGTTCGCGGGAGATTACGGCGACAAAGGTTAAGGTTCCTAGTTTTGTTGTCGCTGTGACATCAGCAGGGAATAATTGGGGTTCACTAACAGTCCGTAAATATCTAGACAATTAG
- a CDS encoding IS200/IS605 family element transposase accessory protein TnpB, producing MTTITYCKGLPTPADELNPIGFTDLEMFLTSLSDIFYQATVETVNHLLNKEVKFNQSSWNSLMQEKYGISKRYANGVISLAKGKTASATYCRKRQIKQLKSRVQSGKDWVARATKKINLARKFYGKKNWQSSKNGCNFPLSSNLKTRKTNWHHLRQGLHQKKRYIHRLQNQIKHLLRAKIRVKVSRGSVFIVGSKDESYGNQTCQWSGDTLKLRVPGCLETKFGKYVTSKIGSFSRQINRLPNSGAKTWHFYRKDNRWVVSVQFTPAAVEKVSREIQYGALGIDLNPSSIGWAYVDGQGNLRAQGTIPFQTGLPKGKQDAQLVDVCLKLAALARSFSCPVLCESLDFSTKKAQLRERGKKYARMLSAWAYSRFYQILSSILSNRGITIKLCNPAYTSLIGCVKYSRMYGLSSDVAAALAIARRGMNLSERLPRSVSAYLGVNPRKHVWSALYQFNNFIGRCPVVNRRHDYYSVSNWEPLVKADIEQQCRVSAKRKR from the coding sequence ATGACGACGATAACTTATTGCAAGGGCTTGCCAACTCCCGCCGATGAACTTAACCCCATCGGTTTCACCGACTTGGAGATGTTTTTAACGTCATTGTCCGATATATTCTATCAAGCAACAGTTGAAACCGTTAACCATTTATTAAATAAAGAAGTTAAATTTAATCAATCCAGTTGGAATAGTCTTATGCAAGAGAAATACGGAATCAGTAAGCGTTATGCTAACGGAGTAATTTCATTAGCTAAAGGAAAAACTGCCTCAGCTACATATTGTAGAAAAAGACAGATAAAGCAATTAAAATCACGAGTTCAGTCAGGGAAAGATTGGGTAGCCAGAGCCACAAAGAAAATTAATTTAGCTCGGAAGTTCTATGGGAAAAAGAACTGGCAATCCTCCAAAAATGGCTGCAACTTTCCCTTATCATCAAACCTCAAGACGAGAAAAACTAACTGGCATCATTTGCGTCAAGGTTTGCATCAGAAAAAGCGATATATCCACCGACTTCAAAATCAAATTAAACATCTATTGAGGGCGAAAATTAGAGTAAAGGTATCCAGAGGGTCAGTCTTTATTGTTGGCTCCAAGGATGAAAGTTATGGGAATCAAACTTGTCAATGGTCTGGGGACACTCTCAAATTGAGAGTCCCCGGTTGTCTGGAAACCAAATTTGGGAAATATGTCACATCAAAAATTGGCAGCTTCTCCCGTCAGATTAATAGATTACCCAATAGTGGTGCGAAAACATGGCACTTCTATAGAAAGGATAATCGTTGGGTTGTCTCTGTTCAATTCACGCCCGCCGCGGTGGAGAAAGTTAGTAGAGAGATTCAGTATGGTGCCTTGGGTATCGATCTAAATCCTAGTTCTATCGGCTGGGCTTATGTTGATGGTCAAGGAAATTTAAGAGCTCAGGGAACTATTCCTTTTCAGACGGGTTTACCCAAAGGTAAACAAGATGCTCAACTTGTCGATGTTTGTTTGAAATTGGCAGCTTTAGCCAGGAGCTTTTCTTGCCCCGTTCTGTGCGAAAGCTTGGATTTTTCCACCAAGAAAGCTCAATTAAGAGAGCGTGGGAAAAAATATGCTAGAATGCTTTCTGCCTGGGCATACAGTCGTTTTTATCAGATTTTGTCATCGATTTTATCCAACCGAGGAATAACTATAAAGTTGTGCAATCCAGCTTACACGAGTTTGATAGGCTGTGTTAAATATAGTCGGATGTATGGACTATCATCTGATGTGGCAGCTGCCCTAGCAATTGCCAGAAGAGGAATGAATTTGAGTGAGCGATTGCCGCGCTCTGTGTCCGCCTATCTCGGAGTGAATCCGAGAAAGCACGTATGGAGCGCTCTATATCAATTTAATAATTTTATTGGTCGATGCCCTGTAGTCAATCGTAGACACGATTACTATAGTGTCTCTAACTGGGAACCGTTGGTTAAGGCTGATATCGAGCAACAATGCCGGGTATCAGCCAAGCGCAAGCGTTAA
- a CDS encoding polyprenyl synthetase family protein — MLGLFLFLVFLTFFSLLLYDPKKLPTLKLKGTPRQVLLPHPPISKPSSSTVSDIDSGSRKAIATTLSDLAQLEAAKDNQEQCIVADSSKFNQSIINEALQGSRDAIFVKIEDFIQSQRQVSGAYTPLYELLSDYPFRVGKMLRPTMCISVARAVGGMGHSALTAAAALELYHNAFLIHDDIEDESESRRGKGTLHQMIGIPRAINVGDATNVLAVGLLLENLSVLGVSKALNILHEIEFMARQSVEGQAMELDWVATNPSHLSDQDYFTMCVKKTCWYSFITPCRIGLIVGHPASSVQDLIEPLAGLTRFGMILGIAFQIQDDLLNLQGEMESYGKEIGGDIYEGKRTLMLNHVLANSKQEAEKMREILALPRPQKHPDHVAFIMEQMQRCGSIEHGWNVARSLAQKAADIFDSLEFLFPETPLRPGEQWVSPVHDRRFLKELINYVIYRSK; from the coding sequence ATGTTAGGACTATTCTTATTTCTCGTATTTTTGACCTTCTTCAGTTTGTTATTGTATGACCCAAAAAAATTACCAACCCTCAAGTTGAAAGGCACACCCCGCCAAGTTTTACTGCCTCACCCCCCGATCTCTAAGCCTTCATCGTCAACGGTATCGGATATTGATTCAGGCAGTCGTAAGGCGATTGCCACTACCTTATCTGATCTCGCCCAATTAGAGGCAGCAAAGGATAATCAGGAGCAATGTATCGTCGCCGATTCCTCTAAGTTTAATCAAAGCATTATCAACGAGGCATTACAGGGTTCGCGAGACGCCATTTTTGTCAAAATTGAGGACTTTATCCAAAGCCAGCGTCAAGTCTCTGGTGCTTATACTCCCCTTTATGAGCTATTAAGTGATTATCCCTTTCGCGTCGGGAAAATGCTGCGTCCAACGATGTGTATTAGTGTCGCCCGCGCGGTGGGAGGAATGGGACATTCGGCATTAACGGCGGCGGCTGCATTGGAACTTTATCACAATGCGTTCTTGATTCACGATGACATCGAAGATGAGTCGGAGTCTCGACGGGGAAAGGGGACATTACACCAAATGATTGGTATTCCCCGTGCCATTAATGTCGGGGATGCGACGAATGTTTTAGCGGTGGGATTGCTGCTGGAAAATTTATCTGTGCTGGGGGTATCCAAGGCACTAAATATTTTACATGAAATTGAGTTCATGGCGCGGCAATCGGTGGAAGGACAGGCGATGGAATTGGATTGGGTGGCGACGAATCCCTCCCATCTAAGTGACCAAGATTACTTTACCATGTGCGTGAAAAAGACCTGTTGGTATTCCTTTATTACCCCTTGTCGGATTGGTCTCATTGTTGGACATCCTGCCTCCAGTGTCCAGGATTTAATTGAACCCTTGGCAGGATTAACCCGATTTGGCATGATTTTGGGGATCGCGTTTCAAATTCAAGATGATTTATTAAATCTCCAGGGGGAAATGGAATCTTATGGCAAAGAAATTGGTGGCGATATCTATGAAGGCAAACGCACGTTGATGCTGAACCATGTTTTAGCCAACAGTAAACAGGAAGCAGAAAAAATGCGGGAAATTCTGGCTCTACCTCGCCCCCAAAAACATCCTGATCATGTTGCCTTCATTATGGAGCAAATGCAGCGGTGTGGCAGCATTGAACACGGCTGGAACGTGGCGCGATCGCTCGCTCAAAAAGCCGCCGATATCTTTGATTCTTTGGAGTTTTTGTTCCCGGAGACCCCACTGCGACCCGGAGAACAATGGGTGTCTCCAGTTCATGACCGTCGATTTCTTAAGGAGTTGATTAATTATGTCATTTATCGAAGTAAGTAA
- a CDS encoding interleukin-like EMT inducer domain-containing protein, whose product MTSSTVTITVQSAGGFMGDSARITLNDQEIGFVHYSRGLNVAVIDEATGQPLVCTTFDTFFPGNADRFADLVDKLPSGRIVAIAVKDDASANLSQRAKRACQSLGSRQVHCLRFRTSWALIGQKDAKPGIAKEELSDYSDVVCSRLISVSGDTVQRPSLGVISAGGNQGNFAQITWNNEEIGIEGGYQRGLNVVVFDRRDKTQAFSRSFDFFVNPENAEAFAQLIEDCSLDQGIAIAVKDDASVNLSERAKQACEALGSRLIRHLQFRSSWAIVGYKDTSAGSAIEQLSHDRSVGVRVW is encoded by the coding sequence ATGACTTCTTCAACAGTAACGATAACAGTTCAATCAGCAGGTGGATTCATGGGTGACTCAGCCCGGATCACACTCAACGACCAAGAAATTGGGTTTGTTCACTATAGTCGCGGACTGAATGTTGCCGTTATTGATGAAGCAACAGGACAACCCTTAGTTTGCACCACTTTTGACACCTTTTTCCCCGGAAACGCAGACCGATTTGCCGATCTGGTGGACAAGTTGCCCAGTGGTCGAATTGTCGCGATCGCGGTTAAAGATGATGCGAGTGCTAACCTAAGTCAGCGGGCGAAACGCGCCTGTCAATCCCTGGGAAGTCGGCAAGTTCACTGTCTCAGATTCCGCACCTCTTGGGCGCTGATTGGTCAAAAAGATGCTAAACCCGGAATCGCGAAAGAAGAATTATCGGACTATTCGGATGTCGTCTGTTCTCGTTTAATTTCTGTCTCTGGGGATACTGTCCAGCGTCCCAGCTTAGGGGTAATATCAGCAGGGGGAAATCAGGGCAATTTCGCCCAAATCACCTGGAATAACGAAGAGATAGGGATAGAAGGAGGATATCAACGGGGATTGAATGTTGTTGTCTTTGATCGCCGTGATAAAACCCAAGCGTTCAGTCGTTCCTTTGATTTCTTTGTTAACCCAGAGAATGCCGAAGCCTTTGCCCAACTGATTGAAGATTGTTCTCTGGATCAGGGAATTGCCATTGCGGTCAAAGATGATGCCTCTGTTAATCTTTCCGAACGAGCAAAACAAGCTTGTGAAGCACTTGGTAGTCGCTTGATTCGCCATCTGCAATTCCGCAGTTCTTGGGCGATTGTGGGATATAAAGATACATCAGCAGGTTCAGCCATAGAACAGTTGAGTCATGATCGATCCGTGGGAGTTCGAGTTTGGTGA
- a CDS encoding DUF4912 domain-containing protein gives MMQTLGKKEALIASVILFLTLGTVSPQFRLTSLRLSPVLAQVSPEEFEVPESVPRGTTVRLDGSSSMAKVNQALKERFERQYPNSDVQLNAAGSTAALEALVNEEIDLAAIGRPLTAVEKAQGLVQIPLSRQKIAILVGPNSPYTDIDITFEQFSRIFRGEITDWSELGGEPGPIQLIDRPEYSDTRQAFQRYDVFKAAPFRTGANTTPVERDSTDTVIEELGKNAGGIGYAIADQVFDRQDVKIIPMHKVFPDDERYPFSQSLSYVYKEPATPAVEAFIGYALDPSNEQAVDEAVAETTTEPEEAIEEPAAAPQLAQAPDSPDSPEPAAPVEVDEADAEAQATPPGLIPWWVPLLIALSFLAGGFLVWLLKNRDDDDRPARRPFAGGIATNGKPTNTAGVAVPPPTPAPAPVPAPVPAPTPAPAPAPAHSSLHLVPYDGKNAYAYWDVAPAHIQNLQRPCKDLVVRLYDVTDSLLSPHQPPYLLQQFSCEPQPPYILLTLPAENRDYMAELGYLTPGGEWLLLATSNKVRVSPTIPISTAVTATPNLQAGLAPSPYPATTTAAMTAPPSGYGGGYYPPAPAHSRLFLVPYDGKNAYTYWDIAPAQAQSLQRLGGEKLMLRLYDVTDSPNPERDQPPMLQQFGCQGEQNYLLLSLPAENRDYLVELGYLTREGYWLPLTRSETVRVTPILGTGNVLPGDRGMGHSEGTWLSHSPNLSHSRLFLVPYSGKNAYAYWELVPNQIQALKHQGGEKLLLRLYDVSDSLDPDRYRSHCVQEYDCQGSENYVLLTFPSADQDYLAELGYVTASGDWLPIADSETVRVTTNIPTDSDTLFLVSRDRNNSYTYLEVPPTVLEALKHKA, from the coding sequence ATGATGCAGACGTTAGGCAAAAAAGAGGCGTTAATTGCCTCGGTTATCCTATTTCTCACCCTAGGAACGGTTTCCCCTCAGTTCCGACTCACCTCCCTGCGGCTGAGTCCAGTATTGGCTCAGGTTTCACCGGAGGAATTCGAGGTACCGGAGTCCGTTCCCCGTGGGACAACAGTGCGACTGGATGGTTCTAGCAGTATGGCAAAGGTAAATCAAGCCTTAAAAGAGCGCTTTGAGCGACAGTATCCCAATAGTGATGTTCAACTCAATGCGGCTGGGAGTACCGCCGCCTTAGAAGCCTTGGTTAATGAAGAGATTGATCTGGCGGCGATTGGACGCCCGTTGACGGCGGTAGAAAAGGCACAAGGATTAGTGCAAATTCCCTTAAGTCGGCAAAAGATTGCCATTCTCGTCGGACCCAATAGTCCTTACACGGATATAGATATTACCTTTGAGCAATTTTCCCGGATATTCCGAGGAGAAATTACCGATTGGTCAGAACTTGGGGGTGAACCCGGACCAATTCAACTGATCGATCGCCCGGAGTATAGTGATACCCGGCAGGCGTTTCAACGCTACGATGTGTTTAAAGCGGCACCCTTTAGAACCGGAGCCAATACCACCCCGGTAGAGCGAGATAGTACCGATACCGTAATTGAAGAACTGGGAAAAAACGCTGGCGGGATTGGGTATGCGATCGCGGATCAAGTGTTTGATCGCCAGGATGTGAAAATCATCCCCATGCATAAAGTCTTTCCCGATGATGAACGCTATCCCTTCTCCCAATCCTTGTCTTATGTCTATAAAGAACCTGCAACGCCTGCGGTAGAAGCCTTTATCGGCTATGCTTTAGATCCATCCAATGAGCAGGCAGTTGACGAAGCTGTTGCCGAAACCACCACAGAACCAGAAGAGGCGATCGAAGAACCCGCCGCCGCACCCCAGCTAGCCCAGGCACCGGATTCTCCGGATTCGCCCGAACCCGCCGCCCCCGTGGAGGTAGATGAGGCTGATGCCGAAGCCCAAGCCACGCCACCCGGACTGATTCCCTGGTGGGTGCCGTTACTCATAGCCCTTTCGTTTCTAGCTGGCGGTTTCCTCGTCTGGCTGCTTAAAAATCGCGATGACGATGATCGTCCAGCCCGTCGTCCTTTTGCTGGGGGAATAGCAACGAATGGCAAACCCACAAACACAGCAGGTGTGGCTGTTCCGCCTCCAACCCCAGCCCCAGCACCAGTCCCAGCCCCAGTCCCAGCACCAACCCCAGCACCAGCCCCAGCCCCAGCCCACAGCAGTTTACATTTAGTCCCTTATGATGGCAAAAACGCTTATGCCTATTGGGACGTAGCCCCCGCCCATATCCAGAATCTCCAGCGTCCGTGCAAAGATCTGGTGGTACGGCTTTATGATGTCACCGACAGCCTCCTTTCGCCCCATCAGCCCCCCTATCTGCTCCAGCAGTTTAGCTGTGAGCCTCAACCTCCCTATATCCTATTGACACTACCCGCAGAGAATCGGGACTATATGGCGGAGTTAGGGTATCTCACCCCAGGCGGAGAATGGCTACTCTTGGCTACCTCAAATAAGGTGCGGGTTTCTCCAACAATTCCCATCAGTACCGCCGTCACCGCCACTCCCAACCTACAAGCTGGGCTGGCACCATCGCCCTACCCAGCCACGACAACCGCAGCGATGACTGCACCCCCTTCTGGGTATGGAGGAGGATATTACCCGCCAGCCCCCGCTCACAGTCGCCTCTTTTTAGTTCCTTATGACGGTAAAAATGCCTACACCTATTGGGACATTGCCCCAGCCCAAGCCCAATCCCTCCAGCGTTTAGGGGGAGAAAAGCTGATGTTGCGTCTGTATGATGTCACCGATAGTCCTAATCCAGAGCGGGATCAGCCGCCGATGCTACAACAGTTCGGATGTCAGGGAGAGCAAAACTATCTACTCTTGTCCTTACCCGCAGAGAACCGGGATTATTTAGTGGAACTGGGTTACTTGACCCGCGAAGGCTACTGGTTACCGTTGACGCGATCGGAAACTGTGCGGGTGACGCCGATTTTGGGGACGGGCAATGTCCTCCCCGGAGACAGAGGGATGGGTCATAGTGAAGGAACCTGGCTGTCTCATTCCCCGAATCTCTCTCACAGTCGTCTATTCTTAGTGCCTTACAGTGGCAAAAATGCCTATGCGTACTGGGAATTAGTGCCGAATCAGATTCAAGCCTTAAAGCATCAAGGGGGAGAAAAGCTACTGTTGCGTCTATATGATGTCTCCGACAGCTTAGATCCAGACCGCTATCGTTCCCATTGTGTCCAGGAATATGATTGTCAGGGTTCAGAGAATTATGTGCTGCTCACGTTTCCGTCAGCGGATCAGGATTACCTGGCTGAGTTGGGATATGTCACCGCAAGTGGGGACTGGCTCCCTATCGCTGACTCGGAAACGGTACGAGTAACGACCAATATTCCCACCGACAGCGATACGCTGTTCTTGGTGTCAAGGGATCGTAACAATTCGTACACCTATTTAGAAGTTCCCCCCACCGTGTTGGAGGCGCTGAAGCATAAGGCGTAG